A genomic stretch from Thermomonospora umbrina includes:
- a CDS encoding AAA family ATPase: MSWELFTGTGTSPHPEPAYDAIPDPPPWRLRDRAEPPFVATPELVDAVNAALHLRRPLLLTGRPGSGKSTLVDRIAAELQLGEVLRWHVTSKSVLTDALYRYDALGRLHAAQVAESRVKAGLEVAADGDVESYVTLGPLGTALASPDRPRAVLIDEIDKSDLDLPGDLLNVLELGEFDIPPLVRADPTGERVFEVRGADRGRYEVGGVVRAVPRHFPVIVFTSNGERAFPPPFLRRCVRFEMPAPDTERLREIVRAHLGGAADTETAAIAGFADRLLRGGNLAVDQLLNLLHLVTGEAAPGTEARGRLEAVLLRELDGR; this comes from the coding sequence GTGAGCTGGGAGCTGTTCACCGGGACCGGCACCTCGCCCCATCCCGAGCCGGCGTACGACGCGATCCCCGACCCGCCGCCCTGGCGGCTGCGGGACCGCGCCGAGCCGCCGTTCGTGGCGACCCCCGAGCTGGTGGACGCGGTGAACGCGGCGCTGCACCTGCGCCGCCCGCTGCTGCTGACCGGCCGCCCCGGCTCGGGCAAGTCCACGCTGGTCGACCGGATCGCGGCGGAGCTGCAGCTCGGTGAGGTGCTGCGCTGGCACGTCACCTCCAAGAGCGTGCTGACCGACGCGCTGTACCGGTACGACGCGCTGGGACGGCTGCACGCGGCCCAGGTCGCCGAGAGCCGGGTCAAGGCCGGCCTGGAGGTCGCGGCCGACGGCGACGTCGAGTCGTATGTGACGCTCGGGCCGCTCGGCACCGCGCTGGCCTCGCCGGACAGGCCCCGGGCCGTGCTGATCGACGAGATCGACAAGAGCGACCTCGACCTTCCCGGGGACCTGCTGAACGTGCTGGAGCTGGGGGAGTTCGACATCCCGCCGCTCGTCCGCGCCGACCCCACCGGCGAGCGGGTGTTCGAGGTCCGGGGCGCCGACCGCGGCCGCTATGAGGTCGGGGGCGTGGTCCGGGCGGTGCCGAGGCACTTCCCGGTGATCGTGTTCACCAGCAACGGGGAGCGCGCCTTCCCGCCGCCGTTCCTGCGCCGCTGCGTCCGCTTCGAGATGCCCGCGCCGGACACCGAGCGGCTCCGCGAGATCGTCCGCGCCCATCTGGGCGGCGCCGCCGACACCGAGACCGCGGCGATCGCCGGCTTCGCCGACCGGCTGCTGCGCGGCGGCAACCTGGCCGTCGACCAGCTCCTCAACCTGCTGCACCTGGTCACCGGGGAGGCCGCGCCCGGCACCGAGGCCCGCGGCCGGCTGGAGGCGGTCCTGTTGCGGGAGCTCGACGGACGATGA
- a CDS encoding lipase/acyltransferase domain-containing protein: protein MGIVALGGIEGLLPPGAGAVAGRDVPHLLVVVPGVGGSELRRDGRVLWGLSPGVVRGVHRRVGELTEHAPRLDDPDFGDGVTATGLVGLSVPGLSRLLGYGELRRRLHAEFALDDELTYLEFPYDWRRPIAHNAALLATAVGERLRRVRDRLNPRAEVVIVAHSMGGLVSRAYLDAHGGHDVCRRLITLGTPYRGSLKALDVLVNGPKWGLRWGRMAEALGRLPSLYELLPIYPVVVDRGDPGSPLKRAGELLDVLPSLDGGRVKAAREFLLRLNRSEHPGVTEPLAGFGPATLQQAVLEGRALSVSKGSDLLPADYGSAGGDGTVPVISARPIDHTELRLPVRYDNQSHGGLVTDGTSLDALTFAVADALRDHDPVQAPGDAPERAAEAIGAARALTIDVADFHAAGEPVTVPGSARHRPVVRGLWARVDAAGEPLPVAVSEDGSFLLELGPLPEGPHRLDLLDGPDGRAIMSDVVEVG from the coding sequence ATGGGGATCGTCGCGTTGGGCGGGATCGAGGGACTGCTGCCGCCCGGGGCGGGCGCGGTCGCCGGGCGGGACGTGCCGCATCTGCTGGTGGTGGTGCCGGGCGTCGGCGGCAGCGAGCTGCGCCGTGACGGCCGGGTGCTGTGGGGCCTGTCACCGGGCGTGGTGCGGGGCGTCCACCGTCGGGTGGGCGAGCTGACCGAGCACGCGCCGCGTCTGGACGACCCCGACTTCGGCGACGGGGTGACCGCCACCGGGCTCGTCGGGCTGTCCGTCCCCGGGCTCTCGCGGCTGCTGGGGTACGGGGAGCTGCGCCGCCGCCTGCACGCCGAGTTCGCCCTCGACGACGAGCTGACGTACCTGGAGTTCCCCTACGACTGGCGCCGCCCGATCGCCCACAACGCCGCGCTGCTCGCGACGGCGGTCGGCGAGCGCCTGCGCCGGGTCCGCGACCGCCTCAACCCGCGCGCCGAGGTCGTCATCGTGGCGCACAGCATGGGCGGTCTGGTCTCCCGCGCCTACCTCGACGCGCACGGCGGGCACGACGTGTGCCGTCGCCTGATCACCCTGGGCACGCCCTACCGGGGGTCGCTGAAGGCGTTGGACGTCCTGGTGAACGGCCCCAAGTGGGGGCTGCGCTGGGGCCGCATGGCCGAGGCCCTCGGCCGCCTCCCCTCTCTGTACGAACTGCTGCCGATCTACCCCGTGGTGGTGGACCGCGGCGATCCGGGGTCTCCCCTCAAGCGCGCGGGGGAGCTGCTCGACGTGCTGCCCTCGCTGGACGGCGGTCGGGTGAAGGCCGCCCGCGAGTTCCTCCTGCGCCTCAACCGGAGCGAGCACCCGGGCGTGACCGAGCCGCTGGCCGGGTTCGGGCCGGCGACCCTGCAACAGGCCGTGCTGGAGGGCCGGGCGCTGAGCGTCTCGAAGGGCTCGGACCTGCTGCCCGCCGACTACGGCTCCGCGGGCGGGGACGGCACCGTCCCGGTGATCTCGGCACGTCCGATCGACCACACCGAGCTGCGGCTGCCCGTGCGCTACGACAACCAGTCGCACGGCGGGCTGGTGACCGACGGGACGAGCCTGGACGCGTTGACGTTCGCCGTCGCCGACGCGCTCCGCGACCACGATCCGGTGCAGGCCCCCGGCGACGCCCCCGAGCGGGCCGCCGAGGCGATCGGCGCGGCGCGGGCGCTGACGATCGACGTCGCCGACTTCCACGCCGCGGGGGAGCCGGTGACCGTGCCCGGAAGCGCTCGGCATCGGCCCGTCGTGCGCGGGCTCTGGGCGCGCGTGGACGCGGCCGGCGAGCCCCTCCCGGTGGCCGTCTCCGAGGACGGCTCGTTCCTGCTGGAGCTGGGACCGCTCCCGGAAGGGCCGCACCGGCTCGACCTGCTCGACGGCCCGGACGGCCGGGCGATCATGAGCGACGTGGTCGAGGTCGGTTGA
- the uvrA gene encoding excinuclease ABC subunit UvrA, whose translation MHDRLIVRGAREHNLKDVSLDLPRDALIVFTGLSGSGKSSLAFDTIFAEGQRRYVESLSAYARQFLGQMDKPDVDFIEGLSPAVSIDQKSTSKNPRSTVGTITEVYDYLRLLYARIGHPHCPVCGRPISRQSPQQIVDRVLELEAGTRFQVLAPVIRGRKGEYLELFRELQSKGYSRALVDGTMIRLDEPPKLKKQEKHDISVVVDRLSVKDSARQRLADSVETALGLAGGTIVLDFVDLPEDDEHRTRMYSEHLYCPYDDLSFDELEPRSFSFNSPYGACPDCTGLGTRMEVDPELVVPDPEKTLGEGAIQPWSNGHVSEYFLRLVSALGDAMGFDLNTPWEKLPAKARKAILHGHETQVHVSYKNRYGRTRSYYTAYEGAIGYIQRRHAESESDATREKFEGYMREIPCPTCKGARLKPVILAVTMGGRSIAEVASMPIGECAEFLRSLELDDREAHIAARVLKEVNARLGFLLDVGLDYLTLDRASATLAGGEAQRIRLATQIGSGLVGVLYVLDEPSIGLHQRDNHRLLETLVRLRDMGNTLIVVEHDEDTIDAADWVVDIGPGAGEHGGQIVVSGTVADLKSSPRSLTGAYLSGRRAIAVPKIRRPLTRGREIVVKGAQQNNLENVDVAFPLGVFTAVTGVSGSGKSTLVNDILYNALAKQLHGARTVPGRHRRINGIDQLDKVVHVDQSPIGRTPRSNPATYTGVFDHIRKLFAATTEAKVRGYQPGRFSFNVKGGRCENCAGDGTIKIEMNFLPDVYVPCEVCHGARYNRDTLEVHYKGRTIAEVLDMPIEEAARFFEPITAIHRHLATLNDVGLGYVRLGQPAPTLSGGEAQRVKLAAELQRRSTGRTIYVLDEPTTGLHFEDIRKLLGVLNGLVDKGNTVVVIEHNLDVIKTADWIIDMGPEGGSRGGTLVAAGTPEDVAAVEASHTGRFLAKLLDD comes from the coding sequence GTGCATGACCGACTCATCGTGCGTGGAGCACGCGAGCACAATCTCAAGGACGTCTCGCTGGACCTGCCGCGGGACGCCCTGATCGTGTTCACCGGGCTGTCCGGGTCCGGCAAGTCCAGCCTGGCGTTCGACACGATCTTCGCCGAGGGCCAGCGCCGCTACGTGGAGTCGCTGTCGGCCTACGCCCGCCAGTTCCTCGGCCAGATGGACAAGCCGGACGTGGACTTCATCGAGGGCCTGTCCCCGGCGGTGTCCATCGACCAGAAGTCCACCTCCAAGAACCCCCGCTCCACCGTCGGCACCATCACCGAGGTCTACGACTACCTGCGGCTGCTGTACGCCCGGATCGGCCATCCGCACTGTCCGGTGTGCGGCCGCCCGATCAGCCGGCAGTCCCCGCAGCAGATCGTCGACCGGGTGCTGGAGCTGGAGGCCGGCACCCGCTTCCAGGTGCTCGCGCCGGTGATCCGCGGTCGCAAGGGCGAGTATCTGGAGCTGTTCCGCGAGCTGCAGTCCAAGGGCTACTCGCGGGCCCTGGTCGACGGCACCATGATCCGCCTCGACGAGCCGCCGAAGCTCAAGAAGCAGGAGAAGCACGACATCTCCGTGGTGGTCGACCGGCTGTCGGTGAAGGACTCCGCCCGCCAGCGGCTCGCCGACTCCGTCGAGACCGCCCTCGGGCTGGCCGGCGGCACCATCGTGCTCGACTTCGTCGACCTCCCCGAGGACGACGAGCACCGCACCCGGATGTACTCCGAGCACCTGTACTGCCCGTACGACGACCTGTCGTTCGACGAGCTGGAGCCGCGCTCCTTCTCGTTCAACTCCCCGTACGGCGCGTGCCCCGACTGCACCGGCCTGGGCACCCGGATGGAGGTCGACCCCGAGCTGGTCGTCCCCGACCCGGAGAAGACCCTCGGCGAGGGCGCCATCCAGCCCTGGTCCAACGGGCACGTCAGCGAGTACTTCCTGCGGCTGGTGTCGGCCCTCGGCGACGCGATGGGCTTCGACCTGAACACCCCGTGGGAGAAGCTGCCCGCCAAGGCCCGCAAGGCGATCCTGCACGGGCACGAGACCCAGGTCCACGTCAGTTACAAGAACCGTTACGGCCGCACCCGCTCGTACTACACCGCCTACGAGGGCGCGATCGGGTACATCCAGCGGCGGCACGCCGAGTCCGAGAGCGACGCCACGCGGGAGAAGTTCGAGGGCTACATGCGGGAGATCCCGTGCCCCACCTGCAAGGGGGCACGGCTCAAGCCCGTCATCCTGGCGGTCACCATGGGCGGTCGGTCGATCGCCGAGGTCGCCTCCATGCCGATCGGCGAGTGCGCCGAGTTCCTGCGGTCGCTGGAGCTGGACGACCGCGAGGCGCACATCGCCGCCCGGGTCCTCAAGGAGGTCAACGCCCGGCTCGGCTTCCTGCTGGACGTCGGCCTGGACTACCTCACCCTCGACCGGGCCTCGGCCACCCTGGCCGGCGGCGAGGCCCAGCGGATCCGGCTGGCCACCCAGATCGGCTCCGGTCTGGTCGGCGTCCTGTACGTGCTGGACGAGCCGTCCATCGGGCTGCACCAGCGCGACAACCACCGGCTGCTGGAGACCCTGGTCCGGCTGCGCGACATGGGCAACACGCTGATCGTCGTCGAGCACGACGAGGACACCATCGACGCCGCCGACTGGGTGGTCGACATCGGGCCCGGCGCGGGCGAGCACGGCGGCCAGATCGTCGTGTCCGGCACCGTGGCCGACCTGAAGTCCTCGCCGAGGTCGCTGACCGGCGCGTACCTGTCGGGTCGCCGCGCGATCGCCGTCCCGAAGATCCGCCGGCCGCTGACCAGGGGCCGCGAGATCGTCGTCAAGGGCGCCCAGCAGAACAACCTCGAGAACGTGGACGTGGCGTTCCCGCTCGGGGTGTTCACCGCCGTCACCGGGGTGTCCGGTTCGGGCAAGTCCACGCTGGTCAACGACATCCTCTACAACGCGCTGGCCAAGCAGCTCCACGGGGCGCGCACCGTCCCGGGCCGGCACCGGCGCATCAACGGGATCGACCAGCTCGACAAGGTCGTGCACGTCGACCAGTCGCCGATCGGCCGCACGCCCCGGTCCAACCCGGCCACCTACACGGGCGTGTTCGACCACATCCGCAAGCTGTTCGCGGCCACCACCGAGGCCAAGGTGCGCGGCTACCAGCCCGGCCGGTTCTCCTTCAACGTCAAGGGCGGACGCTGCGAGAACTGCGCGGGCGACGGCACCATCAAGATCGAGATGAACTTCCTGCCGGACGTCTACGTGCCCTGCGAGGTCTGCCACGGCGCCCGCTACAACCGGGACACCCTGGAGGTCCACTACAAGGGCAGGACGATCGCCGAGGTCCTCGACATGCCGATCGAGGAGGCCGCCCGCTTCTTCGAGCCGATCACCGCGATCCACCGGCACCTGGCCACCCTCAACGACGTCGGCCTCGGCTACGTCCGACTCGGCCAGCCCGCGCCGACCCTGTCCGGCGGCGAGGCCCAGCGCGTCAAGCTGGCCGCCGAGCTGCAGCGCCGCTCCACCGGCCGGACCATCTACGTGCTGGACGAGCCGACCACCGGCCTGCACTTCGAGGACATCCGCAAGCTCCTCGGGGTGCTCAACGGCCTGGTCGACAAGGGCAACACGGTGGTGGTCATCGAGCACAACCTGGACGTGATCAAGACCGCCGACTGGATCATCGACATGGGGCCCGAGGGCGGCTCGCGCGGCGGGACCCTGGTCGCCGCCGGGACCCCGGAGGACGTCGCCGCCGTGGAGGCCAGCCACACCGGCCGGTTCCTGGCCAAGCTGCTCGACGACTGA
- a CDS encoding phosphodiester glycosidase family protein, whose protein sequence is MSYRRIARPAVVLGLASVLVAGTALPALAGPPGPGGTAPPLVPADPAAPGLHDLNRLMLAAPGSTADRPLETDRRTRPVAPGTTLTSFDRLDGKGWLRADLLSVDLGGGKVRAGYLSPGPVSAVEPLSGQADRAGAIAGVNGDFFDINNTGAPNGAAVKDGRLVKSATPGWSTNTAGVSAEGLGQIAQMLLEGEVTLPGDRKARLDQFNAHFIQKDGIGAFTSLWGTGGRGRSLAQGAQRMAEVLVVDGKVAEVRDAPGAGGIPANGFVLVGREGGGDLLRTLKAGDAVSLTYAPRSSVKPAAFAVGGNQTLVKDGEIPAITDPAEHPRTAVGFSADGRRMFLMTVDGRQIDSRGVTLTELAGLMKEAGAHNALNLDGGGSSTMLARKPGQGRGRIENRPSDGGERPTPNGIGLFSNGSGRLTGFWVEPAADPAQAPGVGPTRGGRPDRVFPGLTRELVATGHDESHGPAKGTPRWTVTGPQGSVDDDGTFRARRPGDVTVVASRGAAKGRVKLTVLGALTRVGATVDRVTIPNDQTTGAFGVVGFDADGFTAPVEPADARLTYDTTLLEITPGEGGTFAVKPLKTSGSTLVTIEVKGRRTALPISVGLEQRTIATFDDGDRWRFGTARASGDVEPVSDGRTGPGLRLSYDFTKSTATRTAYAYPPEPIQVQGQPQALGAWVYGHNKGEWTAFTITDANNQSYSLYGPYIRWEGWRYVEMAVPSSVAYPIRVNRFYTIETAANRQYTGEVLIDDIVAKVPPSVETPPPAPRTPDPLVVQDGTVNGRKWRFAVLSDAQFVAADPDSAYVERARRTLREVKAAEPDFLVINGDFVDTGYEADFALAKKILDEELGGALPYHYVPGNHEIYGPGNIANFRKVFGEPFRTFDHKGTRFVLLDSSTGTYRTSSFEQLRMLRRALDDARGDASIGSVTVFGHHPSRDPLPSKNSRLADRKEAALIEGWLADFRTATGKGAAVVNAHVGVFNASRVDGVHHFINGDSGKNPAAGAADGGFTGWTMFGVDPLTREAAERDRHSPFRRSARWLHAEVRPHVDELTVDAPERLAPGGSARVTATLRQHGRDLPLAYPMSADWSASPSVHIGDPDDARPWHVAVFDPATGTLKARRDGTITLSVTVNGTARRATITLTKEERPAA, encoded by the coding sequence GTGTCATATCGACGCATCGCCCGACCGGCGGTCGTCCTGGGCCTGGCATCGGTCCTGGTCGCCGGTACGGCGCTGCCCGCACTGGCCGGGCCCCCCGGGCCCGGGGGCACCGCACCGCCCCTGGTTCCGGCCGATCCGGCGGCCCCGGGCCTGCATGACCTCAATAGGCTGATGCTGGCCGCTCCCGGGAGCACCGCCGACCGACCGTTGGAGACCGACCGGCGGACGCGGCCGGTCGCCCCCGGCACCACGCTCACCTCGTTCGACCGCCTGGACGGCAAGGGCTGGCTGCGCGCCGATCTGCTGTCGGTGGACCTCGGCGGCGGCAAGGTCCGCGCCGGGTACCTCTCGCCGGGCCCGGTCTCGGCCGTGGAGCCGCTGTCCGGGCAGGCCGACCGGGCGGGCGCCATCGCGGGGGTGAACGGGGACTTCTTCGACATCAACAACACCGGCGCCCCCAACGGCGCGGCCGTGAAGGACGGCAGACTGGTGAAGTCGGCCACGCCCGGCTGGTCCACCAACACCGCCGGGGTGTCCGCCGAGGGGCTCGGCCAGATCGCCCAAATGCTGCTGGAGGGCGAGGTCACGTTGCCGGGCGACCGCAAGGCGCGCCTGGACCAGTTCAACGCGCACTTCATCCAGAAGGACGGCATCGGCGCCTTCACCTCGTTGTGGGGCACGGGCGGCCGGGGCCGGTCGCTGGCCCAGGGCGCGCAGCGGATGGCCGAGGTCCTCGTCGTGGACGGCAAGGTCGCCGAGGTCCGCGACGCCCCGGGAGCCGGGGGGATCCCCGCGAACGGGTTCGTGCTCGTCGGCCGGGAGGGCGGCGGCGATCTGCTCCGCACGCTCAAGGCGGGCGACGCGGTGTCGTTGACGTACGCGCCGCGCTCGTCCGTCAAGCCCGCCGCGTTCGCCGTCGGCGGCAACCAGACCCTCGTCAAGGACGGGGAGATCCCGGCGATCACCGACCCGGCCGAGCACCCCCGCACGGCGGTCGGGTTCTCCGCCGACGGCCGGCGGATGTTCCTGATGACGGTCGACGGCCGCCAGATCGACAGCCGCGGCGTGACGCTGACCGAGTTGGCCGGCCTGATGAAGGAGGCCGGGGCGCACAACGCGCTGAACCTGGACGGCGGCGGCTCCTCGACGATGCTGGCCCGCAAGCCAGGTCAAGGCCGGGGCCGGATCGAGAACCGGCCTTCGGACGGCGGTGAGCGCCCGACCCCCAACGGGATCGGGCTGTTCTCCAACGGCAGCGGCAGGCTGACCGGCTTCTGGGTGGAGCCGGCCGCCGACCCGGCGCAGGCCCCCGGGGTGGGGCCGACGCGCGGCGGGCGGCCCGACCGGGTCTTCCCGGGGCTGACCCGCGAGTTGGTGGCCACCGGGCACGACGAGTCCCACGGCCCCGCGAAGGGCACCCCACGTTGGACGGTGACGGGTCCCCAAGGGTCCGTGGACGATGATGGAACGTTCCGGGCACGCCGGCCAGGCGACGTCACGGTGGTGGCCTCGCGGGGCGCGGCCAAGGGGCGGGTCAAGCTGACCGTCCTGGGCGCGCTCACCCGCGTCGGGGCGACCGTCGACCGCGTGACGATCCCCAACGATCAGACGACCGGCGCGTTCGGGGTCGTCGGATTCGACGCGGACGGCTTCACCGCGCCCGTCGAGCCCGCGGACGCGAGGCTGACGTACGACACGACGCTGCTGGAGATCACACCGGGAGAGGGCGGGACCTTCGCGGTCAAGCCCCTCAAGACGTCCGGCTCGACGCTGGTGACCATCGAGGTCAAGGGACGCCGGACCGCCCTGCCGATCAGCGTGGGCCTGGAGCAGCGGACCATCGCGACGTTCGACGACGGCGACCGCTGGAGGTTCGGGACGGCGCGGGCGTCCGGCGACGTCGAGCCGGTCTCCGACGGCCGCACCGGTCCGGGGCTGCGCCTGTCGTACGACTTCACCAAGTCCACGGCGACGCGCACCGCGTACGCCTACCCGCCGGAGCCCATCCAGGTGCAGGGTCAGCCGCAGGCGCTCGGCGCGTGGGTGTACGGGCACAACAAGGGCGAGTGGACGGCGTTCACGATCACCGACGCCAACAACCAGTCGTACTCCCTGTACGGGCCGTACATCCGCTGGGAGGGCTGGCGTTATGTCGAGATGGCGGTGCCGTCCTCGGTGGCGTACCCGATCAGGGTCAACCGCTTCTACACGATCGAGACGGCGGCGAACCGCCAGTACACGGGCGAGGTCCTGATCGACGACATCGTGGCCAAGGTGCCGCCGTCGGTGGAGACCCCGCCGCCCGCTCCCCGGACCCCCGACCCGCTCGTCGTCCAGGACGGCACGGTGAACGGCCGCAAGTGGCGCTTCGCGGTGCTGTCGGACGCCCAGTTCGTGGCCGCCGACCCCGACAGCGCGTACGTCGAACGGGCCCGGCGCACGCTGCGGGAGGTGAAGGCCGCCGAGCCCGACTTCCTGGTGATCAACGGGGACTTCGTGGACACCGGGTACGAGGCCGACTTCGCACTGGCCAAGAAGATCCTCGACGAGGAGCTGGGCGGCGCGCTGCCGTACCACTACGTGCCGGGCAACCACGAGATCTACGGGCCGGGGAACATCGCGAACTTCCGGAAGGTGTTCGGCGAGCCGTTCCGGACGTTCGACCACAAGGGCACCCGGTTCGTGCTGCTGGACTCCTCCACGGGCACGTACCGGACCAGCTCGTTCGAGCAGCTCCGGATGCTCAGGAGGGCGCTGGACGACGCCCGCGGCGACGCGTCGATCGGCTCGGTGACGGTCTTCGGCCACCATCCGTCGCGCGACCCGCTGCCGAGCAAGAACAGCCGGCTCGCCGACCGCAAGGAGGCGGCGCTGATCGAGGGCTGGCTGGCGGACTTCCGGACGGCCACCGGCAAGGGCGCGGCGGTGGTGAACGCGCATGTGGGCGTGTTCAACGCCTCGCGCGTCGACGGGGTGCACCACTTCATCAACGGCGACTCGGGCAAGAACCCGGCCGCCGGGGCCGCCGACGGCGGCTTCACCGGCTGGACCATGTTCGGCGTCGACCCGTTGACGCGGGAGGCCGCCGAGCGCGACCGGCACTCGCCGTTCCGGCGGTCCGCGCGGTGGCTGCACGCCGAGGTGCGCCCGCACGTGGACGAGCTGACCGTGGACGCGCCCGAGCGGCTGGCCCCCGGCGGGAGCGCGCGGGTGACGGCCACGCTGCGGCAGCACGGCCGGGATCTGCCGCTCGCGTATCCGATGAGCGCCGATTGGAGCGCGTCGCCGAGCGTCCACATCGGTGATCCCGACGACGCGCGGCCGTGGCACGTCGCCGTGTTCGACCCGGCGACCGGGACCCTCAAGGCCCGGCGCGACGGCACGATCACGCTGTCGGTGACGGTGAACGGGACCGCCCGACGGGCCACGATCACCCTGACCAAGGAGGAACGTCCCGCGGCCTGA
- a CDS encoding amidase → MDGLPVTRPMSRTVSRRLFLARTGAVTATTAAVTALPTGPARATRPPALRMPDVPVRKAALDDPAEATLAEAATLLRGRRLTSVELTRAYLDRIAKHDSAYQAYVTVLADRALAAARRADRLRTGPLSGLPLIIKDNVFTAGVRTTANSFIFETFVPDHDATVVARLTGAGAIVLGKGQMGPLATTRATTPDGRITTVNAWTPANPAVDPGGSSTGPATAVAGRLAASSIGTQTGGSIVLPSNQQNLTGLKPTMGRASIYGIVPLSFTRDHPGPLARDAMDAAIMLSVMAGPDPRDPRTLGLPRVPDLVRAATPVRRGGRPALRRATRVGVPEDYLTTSNTQVLALRRDFLTTLGKIPGVRLVDVAHPADWGLLTGAFNDARLAERTEPFRPFLQKDLRLFGVSVLSWLGGLMLSGDEWITAQRAKAHLLGEVLDGVLEKADVVLQTGPVPFDILGLPEIGFPIGFTSAGVPVGTILGGGPYEEDRLLEVAAAYQAVTDWHWRRPADPSPAVAAARSAPPRIDAVTAAETSA, encoded by the coding sequence ATGGACGGACTCCCGGTGACGCGCCCGATGAGCCGCACGGTGTCGCGCCGCCTGTTCCTGGCCCGCACCGGCGCGGTCACCGCGACGACCGCCGCCGTGACCGCCCTGCCCACCGGTCCGGCCCGCGCGACGCGCCCGCCGGCCCTGCGGATGCCCGACGTGCCCGTCCGCAAGGCGGCCCTGGACGACCCGGCCGAGGCGACCCTCGCGGAGGCCGCCACGCTGCTGCGCGGGCGCAGGCTCACGTCGGTCGAGCTGACCCGGGCCTACCTCGACCGGATCGCGAAGCACGACTCCGCCTACCAGGCGTACGTCACCGTGCTCGCCGACCGTGCCCTGGCCGCGGCCCGGCGGGCCGACCGGCTGCGCACGGGACCGCTGTCGGGTCTCCCGCTGATCATCAAGGACAACGTCTTCACCGCCGGGGTCCGCACCACCGCCAACTCGTTCATCTTCGAGACCTTCGTGCCCGACCACGACGCGACGGTGGTGGCGCGGCTCACCGGGGCCGGCGCGATCGTGCTGGGCAAGGGGCAGATGGGCCCGCTGGCCACCACCCGGGCGACCACCCCGGACGGGCGGATCACCACGGTGAACGCCTGGACGCCGGCGAACCCGGCCGTCGACCCCGGCGGCTCGTCGACCGGGCCCGCCACGGCGGTCGCCGGGCGGCTGGCGGCGTCCTCGATCGGCACCCAGACCGGCGGCAGCATCGTGCTGCCGAGCAACCAGCAGAACCTCACCGGGCTCAAGCCGACGATGGGCCGCGCCTCGATCTACGGGATCGTCCCGCTGTCCTTCACCCGCGACCATCCCGGACCGCTGGCCAGGGACGCGATGGACGCGGCGATCATGCTGTCGGTGATGGCCGGACCCGACCCCCGCGACCCGCGCACCCTGGGGCTGCCCCGGGTGCCCGACCTGGTGCGCGCCGCCACGCCGGTCCGACGGGGCGGCCGGCCGGCGCTGCGGCGCGCCACCCGCGTCGGCGTCCCGGAGGACTACCTGACCACGTCGAACACCCAGGTCCTGGCGTTGCGACGGGACTTCCTGACGACCCTGGGGAAGATCCCCGGCGTCCGGCTGGTCGACGTCGCCCACCCGGCCGACTGGGGGCTGCTGACCGGGGCGTTCAACGACGCCCGGCTGGCCGAGCGCACCGAGCCGTTCCGGCCCTTCCTCCAGAAGGACCTGAGGCTCTTCGGCGTCTCCGTCCTGAGCTGGTTGGGCGGCCTGATGCTCTCGGGCGACGAGTGGATCACGGCGCAGCGGGCCAAGGCGCACCTGCTCGGGGAAGTGCTCGACGGGGTGCTGGAGAAAGCCGACGTGGTGCTGCAGACCGGTCCCGTGCCGTTCGACATCCTCGGGCTCCCGGAGATCGGGTTCCCGATCGGCTTCACGTCGGCCGGGGTGCCCGTCGGCACGATCCTGGGCGGCGGCCCGTACGAGGAGGACCGGCTGCTGGAGGTCGCGGCCGCCTACCAGGCCGTCACCGACTGGCACTGGCGTCGGCCGGCCGACCCGTCCCCCGCCGTCGCGGCGGCGCGCTCGGCGCCGCCGCGGATCGACGCGGTGACGGCCGCCGAGACGAGCGCCTAG
- a CDS encoding MBL fold metallo-hydrolase — protein sequence MSYTGDVQVGGRPDVRELPGLTVTKVAVGPYDNNAYLLRCAVTGEQLLVDAANEPARLLELIGDGPLGGVVTTHRHQDHWEALSPVVQATGAPVSAHPFDAESLPEPVTAPLEHGDRVRVGEAELEVIHLRGHTPGSIALLYDAGGRLADTPHLFTGDSLFPGGVGNTWGDPALFAQLLSDVEERVFARLPDATWFYPGHGKDSTLGKERPSLPEWRERGW from the coding sequence ATGAGCTACACCGGAGATGTCCAGGTCGGCGGTCGTCCCGATGTGCGGGAGCTCCCCGGTCTCACGGTCACCAAGGTGGCGGTCGGGCCGTACGACAACAACGCCTACCTGCTGCGCTGCGCCGTCACCGGCGAGCAGCTCCTGGTGGACGCGGCCAACGAGCCCGCGCGCCTGCTGGAGCTGATCGGCGACGGCCCGCTGGGCGGCGTCGTCACCACGCACCGCCACCAGGACCACTGGGAGGCGCTCAGCCCCGTGGTCCAGGCCACGGGGGCGCCCGTGTCGGCGCACCCGTTCGACGCCGAGAGCCTGCCCGAGCCGGTGACGGCGCCGCTCGAGCACGGCGACCGGGTACGGGTCGGGGAGGCCGAGCTGGAGGTGATCCACCTGCGGGGTCACACACCAGGCTCGATCGCGCTGCTGTACGACGCGGGCGGCCGACTCGCCGACACCCCGCACCTGTTCACCGGCGACAGCCTGTTCCCCGGCGGCGTCGGCAACACCTGGGGCGACCCCGCCCTGTTCGCCCAACTGCTATCGGACGTGGAGGAGCGGGTGTTCGCCCGGCTGCCGGACGCCACCTGGTTCTACCCGGGGCACGGCAAGGACTCCACGCTCGGCAAGGAGCGCCCGAGTCTGCCGGAGTGGCGCGAACGCGGCTGGTGA